GCAAGTGTGAGGTGCTGCATGGCGGTCAGGGCCTCAGGACTGCGgcgagggcaggggaggggcaaGTGGCGAAGTTAGCCAGTGAGACAGGAGCCAACTGTGCTGCTGACTGCGGGTCAGCCATGAGCCAACTCTGAGGGACGTTGCCACGACTCTCGGGATGCCTGAGAAGATGGCCTGTGGTGTGTGGCAGGTGCACAATACATGGATGACTAAATCTGGAATGTCTGTGGCTGGCCATCCAGTGCCCTAATCTGAAATAGAGGAACAGGCAGGGCAAAGTAGGCTGGGGACCCACACAAGGTCACCAACCACAGCTGGTTTGAAGGTGCTGGGAGGTTGTTATCAACATTACCCAGACAAGACAGTGGCCAGTGACCTCCCCAAGGCACACAGCAGCCCAGCAGCAAGGCCGGGCAGGGAGGGGTCCAGCCCACATCTCCATAGCTGGCCGTCTGCCTGGGCCTCAGAGCCAAGCTGTCCCACGCCTTGCTgggctcatctataaaatgggaacaggGAAGCACTGATCTGATGAGGTGGCAGAGGTGACTGCATTGGGACGTGCTTTGAGGACCCCTAGACCAGCAAGCAggagtcctcctcctcctcccatcccAAGGTGCCCCAGCGACCCCGCAGGGCATGCTCACCTGAAATTCACCCTTAGTGAACTTGGCATCAGGCACACTCACAAGCTCCTCCTCACCCACCTCGGGGAAGCCCTGAGGGAAGACAGCTACTGAGACAGAAGCCCCCTCCCAACGCCAGGAGCCCCTTGCTGGGGAGGACTGGGGGGCTGCCCAAGACTGATGGAAGGGGCTCTGGGACCACACCAGGCTGTCTCTGCCCCTCACACCCTCCTGTGGAGCCAGTGTGCCTGGGATCTGAGTGTCCACCCTCCTCCAGGCAAATCTCTAATCTCACTTGAGAGGCCACACCTACTTGGATGTGCCAGAAGGCCAGGACAGCCACCACCATCGCAGTCGTGGTACGGCCCTGGCCGCTGAGGCAGCTGAACACAAAGCCAGTGCCTGGGTCCTTGGAGAGGGCGGCCCGCAGGGCCTCCAGCAGCTGGTCAAAGTCCTGGGCGGGAAAAGCAAGGTCTGGGTCAGCGGGTGCCTCCTGGATGCACAGACCCCAACAGGGCCCCCATCCACATGGCAGCCCCAGCCACTGTCCTCGGGCCAGAAATTTTCAGGCTCCCAAGCttgcacacacaaacaaaactcaCCGGGGTGCATGAGCCCATATGTGTGTAAACAGCTGCACCTGTGCAGTCGTAATCACCCTCACACCAAGCACCTGGACAGGATGTGTGAGCCAACACAGCATGCATCTGGGGCTCAAGGTGCCCACCCTCCACCAGGCAGGACATGCACCTGTATGTCACCCCTGTGTACTGCGCCCCTGGGCTGCACATAGACCGCTGGCCCTGCCACCCACCTGAGCTGGACCCAGCCCTGGTCCCACCATGGACTGGGGCCTGACCTCAGAAGAGCCCTGCAGCACAAGGCCACCAGGGGGCAGCCCACCGCAGGCAGTGACAGCCGCAGAGAAATGTGCCAGGAGGGGCTCAGGCAGGAAACAGACCCCATTGCCAGTTACACAGCACACAGCGACCCATCTACAACACACGCACCACGCACACAGTGGTTCATCTACAACACACGCCAGACACACGCACCACACAGGGATCCACGTGCAGtaaacacacacactatacaGACACCCACAGTCACAGACCTACAGATGCCACACACACGCATTCCTAACGACCCCTCCACAAACcctaccacacaccacaccactcccCTAAAGATGGTTTTCCACACACAGCCCCCAATACAGACAAGGGAGACATCACAAACTCCATAAAAAGAcatgcacacgtacacacattCCACATGCCACCCACACACTCCATACACAGTCCTCCAGCTGAGACACACACACCACGGACACCATGGACATGTTcaccctcaacacacacacacaccttataacaaatacacacacacacctgtaacAGACTACACACACCCcgataacacacacacacctataacACACACCCAtaacacaatacacacacatacaccctacAACATAataaacacatgtacacacataacacatatgcacacacataacaGAATACACACTCcgataacacacacacacctataacataatacacacacatataccctaTAACACATAataaacacatgtacacacacacaaagcttgGAAGACATGTGAATAAACCACTTGGGCCAAATTGGAAAACTTCGTGAGACCATTCCCGGGCCCCGTAGAGAAGGTGGGGTCGTTTCATTCTCCCAGATCCCAGACCAGAGAGGAGACAGGGAGGCCTCCTGTCCCTCCCCAGAGGCCTCAGCCTGAGCAGCACCCTCACCTCCTCTCGGGGGGCACAGAAGTCCGGCATGGGGATGCGGTGGTAGGTGAGGCCAGGGCAGGCCCTGCACTGCTGGCTGAAGACCTCCTGCATGGTGAGGCAGGTCTGGAACCTGTAGGTCGGGGGGCCCTCCTTGCCTGGGGGAGGCTCGCTTAGATGGGCCTTCAGCTGGGCCTCCAGGGTCTGgggaagggcaggagggaggacaCAGGCCACTGGCTGTGGGACAGGCTCTAGGCTAGCCCTGAAAGGCCAGAGCCTGCCATGGCCAGGCCTGGCCCTGGCTTCCAGTCCCATCCCTGACCCCCCCCAAGCCTCAGGGATCACAACCACCCCCCAAAGCCAGGCAGGTTACCAGAGCACTTTAGTGGGAATCCTGAGTTGGCCACTCCCTGACACTGCTCCTCCCGGGGCCTCAGATTCTCCATCTGTATGCGGGAGCGTGAGGCCTTCTGAAGACCCTCCCAGGCCACGCCCTAGAAGCCTCGGAGGCAGGGGTGCCTAGAGGGCAGGGAGCCTCACCTCCAGCTGGTCAGGAGCCACAGGGAGCCCAGGCCACCGCAGGCTGTGGGTGTGCCCGTCACACTCCAACACGGCCTCCTCCCGAAGGCTCACCCAAACAACCTTCTGCAGCCTCCTCTTGGCGTCCGTCAGGTAGGCCAGGATGCTCCCCAGGGCCTGGACACGGGAGGGCCGGCAGTGAGCGCTCAGCCCTCCCTCCCTGACCCCACTGGGGGACCCAGGCCCCGAGAGGGGGTCACCTTGGCGCTGGGCTGGGCCGTGCCGTAGATGGGCATGCGGGGCACCCGCCGGAAGTTGGCCACATCCATCTCTCTGACAGTGCTGAGTGCGTCCGGGGAGACCAGATCGTCCTCCCGCTGTGGGGAGAGCACCGAGCCTGGGACCCACAGCAGCCGACTGCAGCCGCAGAAAGGGTCAGGACCTGGCCCAAGGCAGGCGGGGGGTGGGGTGGAACCCGAGCTtcacagtttacaaagcactCCTGCACACTTGGAGCTTCCCCCCGGCCCTGGCAAGAAGAAGCGCAATGGTGCCCACTCTCTGgaccaggaagctgaggctcaaagagaaGAAGCTGGAGGCAAAGATCCTAGAACCCTGCCCAGAGCTCTTGGGTTTGAGACTGAGGAGAAGGTACCAGAACAGCTGCCAAAGCTGCAAATGCTTGCTGGGGCCTGAGCATGACCCCATTCTGCTCACAAGAGGATCCCAACACCCACAGCCTCTCTTCTTCACCTCCTGCAAGGGCAATGCTTACCCCAACCCTACAGGAATCCAGTGTTTAGGGGCCAGGGCCAGTACACAGCCATGCCCACTTCTCCGACTGCCAGTCACACTCACCAGGGAGCCCCTGGCGATGAGGTCCCTCGGAACCACAGGGCCTGCTGAGCTCAGCGTCACAGGCAGGCGGTACAGCTCAGGGTGGGCACACAGCCAGCGGCTGAAACTGAGGGCAAAGGCCAGCGGGTACTGCAGCCCGAGGCAGAGAGACGAGGAATTCAGGGGCACAGGGCCATCCTGAACCCTCCCTGCCTACACCATGGCAGGGGAAGCCCCAAAAGATATCCAACATGGCCCAGAGCAGGGACAAGGGAGTGGCTGAGAGAAGACCTGGACGTCTGGTGTCCTGGTTAAGGACAGAGACGAGGGCCCAGAGGAGAGAGGTGGGGCCTCCCTGTGCCCAGCTGCTCAGGGACTACTCCCGAATCTGGGTCTCTCCtggcttcccttccctccccgGTTCCTTGGGGAGTCTCCCTCCACAGCAAGCCAGTCACTGCGGTGGGGAGGCTGGGAGAGGCCCAAGAGGAGGGGACGTGGGTCTGCTCCTCCCGGGCCCCACCTGCTCATGAAGGTAGTAGTTAAACAGGATCAGGTAGAAGTATCGCTCCAGGCTCCGCAACGCCCTCTGCCAGATGCTGTGTCGGCTGCCACTTCCCTGAGAGGGAGGACAGGGTGTTAAGGACAGGCGCCTCAGGCAGTCttgtccctgtccccatccctgcaAAGGCAGGAGTTAAGCCTTGGAACTCCCCAGAAGACAGTCTTCCCCTTCCTTCATGACAGTTCTGCCAGGCTGTAAGTTCTTCTAAGTGTCTCACCCTATCCCAGTTGCTGTGGTTATCTGCAGTCTGGGGAGATATGTGGGTGACCACACCGGGCACTGCGGTTCTAGGTGCAGGGCTGGTCTCCCAAGCAGGCTCCCAGTCCCAAGACAGGCAGGGGCTCCCTCACTTAGCTCCAGCAACACCCAACAGGTCAGGGTTGTGCACCTTCTGTGTTGAGGAAGCCAAGTGTGTGAACACCCCCAAGCCAGAGTCCCTCCCTTAAGAACTGgaacctggctgggtgcggtggctcatgcctgtggtcccagcatattgggaggctgagacagccagatcacttcagcccaggagtgcaaaacaagctgggcaacatggcaaaaccccatctctatgaaaaaatacaaaaattagtcaggcatggtggcacatgcctgtagtcccagccacttgtgagactgaggagggagaattgcttgaacctgggaggttggggctccagtgagctatgatctcaccgttgcactccagcccagatgacaatgtgagaccctgtctcaaaaaaaaaaaaaaaagaaaaaaaaaaaaagaactggagcCTCTCCACAAGAAAATACAAAGACCCTCACAGCAGTGCTCCAGGGGAGCCATCCTAATTACTCCTAATTTACAGAGGGAAACGGAGATTCAGAGAAATGAGGTAACTTccttaaagtcacacagctgacaGCAAACAGAGCTAGATTCCCCAAGTCTCCTGACCCCAGCCCAGCTTCCTCTGCATGGTGGGTTGTCCGAGAGAACCCCAAGGGCCCTCGGATCTCCAGGTTCTCCTGCTGGGTCAGTACCCTTTGGAGGGCAAGTGAGATTCAAGTGAGATTCATAGAGGCCCTAAAGAAGGGCCACACCCTTTGGTGAAATTTAATCCCATCTTTGGGAATCTCCACCAGgtgtcagcaaactttttccataaagggccagatggtaaatacTCTAGACTTTCAGGCTTCAGGGTCCCTGCTGCAGCTACTGAACTCCGCCATCCCAGCATAAGAGCAGTCGTGGGCCAGGAGAGAAGAGAACAGCAAGACTGTGTTCCAGTAACACATTTACAAAGACAGGCGGCAAGCTGGATTTGGTCTAAGAGCCGTAGTTTGCTGATGCCTAATCTAGACTAAGAATCCTAAATACACAATAGCCTTCATTTTCATGAAGCTGCTCAACAAAGAAGTATTTACACTGATGGGGAACTAGAGCAACTCAATTGTCCAAGAAGAGGGGGACTGTTTAGTATATCACAGCAGGGGTGACATTCCAGGGACTCTGTGGCAGGCTCTAAGTACTGtatgggattttttttggtttgggttcttttgttttgttttgttttgttttttgagacagggtcttgctctgttgctcagcctagagtgcagtggtgcgatcatagcccactgcagcctcgaactcccgggctcatggaatcctcctgcctcagcctccctgatagCTGGTACTGCTGGGCACACACCAGCTCCCTGGTAGTTGGTACTACgggtgccaccacatccagctaatttctgtgttttctgtggagacaggatttcaccatgttggccagtctggtctcaaactcctgatttcaagtgatccatctgcctcagcctcccaaagtgctgggattacaggtgtgagccaccgtgcccagccttttaaaaacatttttaaaaagaaaaagacccagtgttttgggaggccaaggcgggaggactgcttgaggccaggagttgaagaccagcctgggcaacatagcaagaccccatctctaaaaaagtaaggtgtggtgacatgcacctgtagtcccaggtactcaggaggttgaggtggaggaatcccttgagcctaggagttcgaggttgcagtgagctatgactgcaccactgcgctccagcctgggcaacagagcaagaccctattgaaggagaagcaggaggaggaggaagagaagaaaaaggagaagaaaggagaaggaggaggaggaggagaagggggggaggagagagggaggaggaagatgagaagaaggaggaggaggaggagaaaaaggagaagaaaggaggaggaggaggaggagaaggggggagGAAgatgagaagaaggaggaggaggaggagaaaaaggacaagaaaggaggaggaggaggaggaggagaagggggggaggagagggaggaggaagacaagtaggaggagaagaaaggagaaggaggaggaggaggaggagaagggggggaggagagggaggaggaagacaagtaggaggagaagaaaggagaaggaggaggagaagggaggagggagggaggaggaagacgagaagaaggaggagaaggagaaagaggaaggagaaggaaggaggaagaaggaggaggaaggaagggaaggaggaggaaggaggaagaggaggaaggaggaaggaggaggaaggaagaggaggaaggaggaaggggaggagaaagaggaggaggagggagaaggaagtgggggaggaggaagagtggggaagaggaagagggggggaggaggaagcggggggaagaggaagagggggaggagaaagaggggggaggagaaggagtaggaagaagagaagaagaaacaagaaaaaagaagaagaagctgcCTCTGTGGCTTTAGATTCTTTCCATGCACAGTATGATATAAACACTATCAAGCCCACCTCCTTTCGCTAAGGCATGGGGACAGGGTCTGCTGAGACAGCCTAGAGCCCATAAGTCTTTCAGAAGCAGCCAGCTGGACCAAACCCCAATCTTCCCAAAGAAACACCAGGAGTTTTACTAGTGGGAGGCCATGAGTGGCCTGGGGAGTATCTGAGTTCAGGGGCCCCTGCAGCCCTGGCAAGCAGCCCCTTCCTCTGTCCTGTTTATTCTGCAGCTGAAGGGACCTGGTCAGGAAAAGTAAACTTCCCCTCTTCCTTGTCCTTCCTGCGGGCCCAGTGCCCCTATCTCCCCTTCCTCTGAAAACTGCTCTTCTCATGGGAGACGCAGCAGCCAGAAAAAGTCAGTCTGAAAGAAACCAGTCAACATGCCTAATGAAATCAGGCTGCAGGGCTCACAGAGAAGCAGGGTGCTCACACGTCCTTCCATGCCTCACCTGGGCTGGGCTGTCCGGTCGGATACCTTCTAACTTCTTCTGGTTTTCCAAGACCACTTCTTTCAGGTCATGCAACTCAGCACAGGCAGTGATGGCTCTGTCCACCTGGTGCCAGGGACCAGGGCAAGGaagagggaggtggggggtggggagcagggtcCAGGCAGAATggcaggagaaaagagaaaagagagggaaagaaaaagattggCAGAGAGGTAGGGGAGGGTATCGGGGAGGAAGAGAGCCCTGACCAGTGAGAGGAGTGACCGTCCCCTccaccacccctgccccagccctttGCTGTCCCTCGCTCACCTCTTCCACCATCCTCCTTCCCTGGGGCACCATGCGGAGAAAGCTCTGGATCACCTGGAACTGCTCCATGGGCAGGGGCTTGGCCTGCGTGGGGGCAGCCCTGTCGAGGCAGGGTCAGTACATTAGCAGGCTCTTCCAAAGGTCTCACACAGCCACCTGCCTGCTGTCTCCGTTCATATGGCCGCTGGGGGACACCAGACTACAGGTTCCTTCTGAATCACATTGTGGGAAGCAGGGGACATTTCCCCaactagggaaactgaggcccagaaaggtcaGGTGACTTTCTCCAGGTCTTCCAGCAAGTCTCGTTGCAAACCAGGAAATGAACCCCAGATGCCAAATTTCCAGCTCTGGCTCTGGGCTCCTAGACATGTCCCCACACTGTGGGGCAGCCTGTCCCCTCCTCGGCCCCACAGCCCTTCAGGACGCTGGGCCCCGGGCCACTCACTCTGGCTGGGAGGTAGTCCCACTGCGGTGAAGCAGGATGAGGGTGCCCAGGACCATGCCCAGGTTGGTCCTGCCCACGCCCATCTGACAGCTGAAGACGAGGGCTGGGGGAGGCCCGTGGGCATCGCGGAGCTGCAGCAGGCCGGGGGTCTCCTGGGAAAGACCATGAGGATCAGGCCCCAGTGAGACCAGGAAACCCTGGGCTGAGGCCTGAGCAGGAGGAAAAGCATGACATCAGCCCACCCTGCCCCATGGTCTGCAGCAAAGTGGGCTCCAACAGGTGTCTTGGCCTCTTCTGATCAGCTGATCAGCCTGATCAGCTCCACCTGCTCCCTCCCCAGGCCTTGGAGGAGCTCAAAGAACTGGAAGTGAGAGCGACTCAGAGGGCACCAGGCCAGTATTAACACCTCCTGCAAGATGCCAGTGAAATAAGATAATGCCCTGAAGGGGGCTGGACAGAAACTCCACCAAGACTCAGGAAATTTCAGCTGAAGAGTCCATAGGGCAAGAGTCGTTAGCTCCACTAAAGAAATGAGGAACTGAGGTCTAGAGAGGTGAGGTGATTAGTCCGGGACCACACAGCAAGTTGGCAGCCCGGCCACGGCCAGCAGCTAGGCCAACGGTCAGTGATGGACTCTGCCATAAGAgaatgcacaaacacacacctacatacaggtacatatacacagacacacagacacacacacacacacagagacacatgtatccccacacagagacacacagacaggaacacacagacacacagagagacacataaacatgtacacacactccccacagacacacacaaaggcgctgacacacacagacatatacacagagacagacaccACCACACGTCCACCCTAACACGCTCACATACACAACACAGAACGAAGCCTTCCTCTGAGGAAGGCGAGGCTGTGCCCACCCTGAGCACCTCCATGGGGATGACTCTCAAGACTCCTCTCCATGCCCGCCCGTGCCCCACTTACCCGGAGAACACTGACAAAGGCGTCTAACTGGGCCTCCAGGGGACTCCCTTGCTCGGGCAGGGGCAGGCGGTGGTACCTGCCAGGTGAGGGAGAGCAGCCATCAGGCAGGCACCCACTCTGGGAATCCCCCTCACCCCCTATTCTCAGGCACTGTTTGGAAATGGGCCCCACCGTGGGAGACATGGGTGTGGGGAACTCAGCCCAACCTGCAGACGGTGAAACTGAGGCTGCAGCTGGAGAGCAGGACCTGGAGCACCCAtggccagggctgggggtggcCCTGTGGTACCTGTAGGTAGGCTGCAGGAAGAGGGGCCGCTTGTACACCTCCTCCGTCACATGCAAGTCGTCCTCACCACGGATGGCCACGGCATGGGGCTCCCCCCGCAGGTCCTCGGTGTTATGGTACACATGGTATGTGTTCTCGCTCAGCTGGGCAAAGTCGTGGATCTAGAGGGAGGTGTGGGGGTCAGAGGGCCATGGCCTGAACTTCAGGACCCTCCCTGAGTGTCCTGGCTGAGCTCTGGAGTGACCAGGCCATGTAGAGGCCACAGGCAGGCTTCTGCCCCCCATGAGGGAACTACACGGCCAGAGGTGCTCTCTATGCCCTTCCTGGGAGTTCTGAAGGAATCGGGGTACCCACACAGGGGGGAGGCAGGAGGGCTCTGCCCAGTGGGTGAAGGAATTCACAAAGCCACCAGTGCCAGGACAGGGGAGGTGTGGTCAGCTGGGAGCTGGAGCCGAGGGGAGCAGAGCACACAAGAGGCCTGGAGGGGATGGGAGAGGCAGAGAGCTGGGCGCCAGCATGGCCTCGGTTCCTGACCTGGAAGTTTCTGGGGACACTGGGACCCCACACTCTATTCACACACCTCTGTGGTGTGTCAGCTGCCTCAGAGGCCTCCACAAGCCTCTGTGttatggaagaggaggaggacagaGGATCGTCAAACAGGCCCACAGACCCACCAAGGGAACTGACTCAGAGGCTCGTGgctctcaaagagttgaactgcaGCCTTGGTCCTTCTGGTCTAGCGCTCTTTTCACTCGCCTAgaaccctttcttttttttttagaaagagtttcactctgcagcccaggctggagtgcagtagtatgatctcagctcactgcaacctccgcctcccaggttcaagcaattctcctgcctcagcctcccgagtggctatgattacaggcatgcgccaccacacccagctaattttttgtagttttagtagagacaaggtttcaccatgttggtcaggctggccttgaactcctgcccacctcagcctcccaaagtgctggaattacaggtatgagccactgcacccagctcaccGGACCCCTTTCTAAATAAGGACGTTGAGCATCAAGGAGACAAGCAGGGTGGGAAAGGGGCAGAGGCAAAGAGAGCTAGAATAGGAAGTCCTTCCTCTGGCTGCCCGTGAGTCAGCCTTGCAGCCAGCCACTCACCCAAGCAGGGTACAACAGTGGGGGAACATGGGCCAGTAAGAGCAGGTGACCTGGCCCCAGAAAGAGCATCTGCAAAGCTGGGCTGTGGGCTGGGGTCTCCCGCACACCGCACTAGTCCTCACCTCTTTCCGGATGGCCAGCTCCAGGCTCTCCACCCGGACCCCGGGTCCAAGGCCCTGGAGGTTCTCATGAAGGTTCTGCTTGTCTCGAGGTGTGTAGGACACAAAGTCCTCATCTGCACGCAGGAACAGCACAGGTTCCTCTCGCACACAGAAGATGACACACTCCTACCGGGAGCCCGAGGGGGAAGGAAGCCATCACCATGATCCTGCACAGACACCTGCACCACTGCCCCACCTCAGGGCCTCTGCCCAAGCTGTTCCTTCCTCCTGCACCCCACGCCATCCCTGCAACCTGAATCCTACCCAAGAAACAAAACTCAGTCCAAATGCTACCTCCTCATGACCCTCCCAGTCAGCGGTGACCCCTGCCTCCTGTCAGGGTCAAGAGTCCTTCATATGAATCTCCTAGCGTTGATTCCTGCTTTGTATTATCAATGAATGCATCTTTTCCCCCTTAACGGACCACAAGTTCCTCGTAGGCAAAATCATGTCCTGGTCATTTTCATGTACCCATAATTCCTAGCATGGTATCCTGAATAAATCAGGTGTTTGATGAACGTCAGCTGAAGAAATGAATGCCCCATGACCATGTAATCATTCATTCACTGAGCACCATACAGGCAGAGGGAAATGTGTGGGCAGATGGTCCCCTTGAGGAACTTATCATCAAGATGGGAAGATGGGACCTGCGCACagcccacacccccaccccattcTGTCTCACTCAAAGCCTTTCCAGCTTAACTCCGGGGTCAATTCAGATGCAGCTGCACTCAAGAAGCCTACAATCGCAGCAGACCCTCAGCCTGTGTCCTAGGGACACACAAAACCCTGCCTCAACATC
This genomic stretch from Pongo pygmaeus isolate AG05252 chromosome 8, NHGRI_mPonPyg2-v2.0_pri, whole genome shotgun sequence harbors:
- the PALD1 gene encoding paladin isoform X2, whose protein sequence is MGTTASTAQQTVSAGTPFEGLQGSGTMDSQHSVSVHSFQTTSLHNSKAKSIIPNKVAPVVITYNCKEEFQIHDELLKAHYTLGRLLDTTPEHYLVQGRYFLVRDVTEKMDVLGTVGSCGAPNFRQVQGGLTVFGMGQPSLSGFRRVLQKLQKDGHRECVIFCVREEPVLFLRADEDFVSYTPRDKQNLHENLQGLGPGVRVESLELAIRKEIHDFAQLSENTYHVYHNTEDLRGEPHAVAIRGEDDLHVTEEVYKRPLFLQPTYRYHRLPLPEQGSPLEAQLDAFVSVLRETPGLLQLRDAHGPPPALVFSCQMGVGRTNLGMVLGTLILLHRSGTTSQPEAAPTQAKPLPMEQFQVIQSFLRMVPQGRRMVEEVDRAITACAELHDLKEVVLENQKKLEGIRPDSPAQGSGSRHSIWQRALRSLERYFYLILFNYYLHEQYPLAFALSFSRWLCAHPELYRLPVTLSSAGPVVPRDLIARGSLALGSILAYLTDAKRRLQKVVWVSLREEAVLECDGHTHSLRWPGLPVAPDQLETLEAQLKAHLSEPPPGKEGPPTYRFQTCLTMQEVFSQQCRACPGLTYHRIPMPDFCAPREEDFDQLLEALRAALSKDPGTGFVFSCLSGQGRTTTAMVVAVLAFWHIQGFPEVGEEELVSVPDAKFTKGEFQVVMKVVQLLPDGHRVKKEVDAALDTVSETMTPMHYHLREIIICTYRQAKAAKEAQEMRRLQLRSLQYLERYVCLILFNAYLHLEKADSWQRPFSTWMQEVASKAGIYEILNELGFPELESGEDQPFSRLRYRWQEQSCSLEPSAPGDLL
- the PALD1 gene encoding paladin isoform X3; translation: MGTTASTAQQTVSAGTPFEGLQGSGTMDSQHSVSVHSFQTTSLHNSKAKSIIPNKVAPVVITYNCKEEFQIHDELLKAHYTLGRLLDTTPEHYLVQGRYFLVRDVTEKMDVLGTVGSCGAPNFRQVQGGLTVFGMGQPSLSGFRRVLQKLQKDGHRECVIFCVREEPVLFLRADEDFVSYTPRDKQNLHENLQGLGPGVRVESLELAIRKEIHDFAQLSENTYHVYHNTEDLRGEPHAVAIRGEDDLHVTEEVYKRPLFLQPTYRYHRLPLPEQGSPLEAQLDAFVSVLRETPGLLQLRDAHGPPPALVFSCQMGVGRTNLGMVLGTLILLHRSGTTSQPEAAPTQAKPLPMEQFQVIQSFLRMVPQGRRMVEEVDRAITACAELHDLKEVVLENQKKLEGIRPDSPAQGSGSRHSIWQRALRSLERYFYLILFNYYLHEQREDDLVSPDALSTVREMDVANFRRVPRMPIYGTAQPSAKALGSILAYLTDAKRRLQKVVWVSLREEAVLECDGHTHSLRWPGLPVAPDQLETLEAQLKAHLSEPPPGKEGPPTYRFQTCLTMQEVFSQQCRACPGLTYHRIPMPDFCAPREEDFDQLLEALRAALSKDPGTGFVFSCLSGQGRTTTAMVVAVLAFWHIQGFPEVGEEELVSVPDAKFTKGEFQVVMKVVQLLPDGHRVKKEVDAALDTVSETMTPMHYHLREIIICTYRQAKAAKEAQEMRRLQLRSLQYLERYVCLILFNAYLHLEKADSWQRPFSTWMQEVASKAGIYEILNELGFPELESGEDQPFSRLRYRWQEQSCSLEPSAPGDLL
- the PALD1 gene encoding paladin isoform X1 — encoded protein: MGTTASTAQQTVSAGTPFEGLQGSGTMDSQHSVSVHSFQTTSLHNSKAKSIIPNKVAPVVITYNCKEEFQIHDELLKAHYTLGRLLDTTPEHYLVQGRYFLVRDVTEKMDVLGTVGSCGAPNFRQVQGGLTVFGMGQPSLSGFRRVLQKLQKDGHRECVIFCVREEPVLFLRADEDFVSYTPRDKQNLHENLQGLGPGVRVESLELAIRKEIHDFAQLSENTYHVYHNTEDLRGEPHAVAIRGEDDLHVTEEVYKRPLFLQPTYRYHRLPLPEQGSPLEAQLDAFVSVLRETPGLLQLRDAHGPPPALVFSCQMGVGRTNLGMVLGTLILLHRSGTTSQPEAAPTQAKPLPMEQFQVIQSFLRMVPQGRRMVEEVDRAITACAELHDLKEVVLENQKKLEGIRPDSPAQGSGSRHSIWQRALRSLERYFYLILFNYYLHEQYPLAFALSFSRWLCAHPELYRLPVTLSSAGPVVPRDLIARGSLREDDLVSPDALSTVREMDVANFRRVPRMPIYGTAQPSAKALGSILAYLTDAKRRLQKVVWVSLREEAVLECDGHTHSLRWPGLPVAPDQLETLEAQLKAHLSEPPPGKEGPPTYRFQTCLTMQEVFSQQCRACPGLTYHRIPMPDFCAPREEDFDQLLEALRAALSKDPGTGFVFSCLSGQGRTTTAMVVAVLAFWHIQGFPEVGEEELVSVPDAKFTKGEFQVVMKVVQLLPDGHRVKKEVDAALDTVSETMTPMHYHLREIIICTYRQAKAAKEAQEMRRLQLRSLQYLERYVCLILFNAYLHLEKADSWQRPFSTWMQEVASKAGIYEILNELGFPELESGEDQPFSRLRYRWQEQSCSLEPSAPGDLL
- the PALD1 gene encoding paladin isoform X4, whose product is MGTTASTAQQTVSAGTPFEGLQGSGTMDSQHSVSVHSFQTTSLHNSKAKSIIPNKVAPVVITYNCKEEFQIHDELLKAHYTLGRLLDTTPEHYLVQGRYFLVRDVTEKMDVLGTVGSCGAPNFRQVQGGLTVFGMGQPSLSGFRRVLQKLQKDGHRECVIFCVREEPVLFLRADEDFVSYTPRDKQNLHENLQGLGPGVRVESLELAIRKEIHDFAQLSENTYHVYHNTEDLRGEPHAVAIRGEDDLHVTEEVYKRPLFLQPTYRYHRLPLPEQGSPLEAQLDAFVSVLRETPGLLQLRDAHGPPPALVFSCQMGVGRTNLGMVLGTLILLHRSGTTSQPEAAPTQAKPLPMEQFQVIQSFLRMVPQGRRMVEEVDRAITACAELHDLKEVVLENQKKLEGIRPDSPAQGSGSRHSIWQRALRSLERYFYLILFNYYLHEQALGSILAYLTDAKRRLQKVVWVSLREEAVLECDGHTHSLRWPGLPVAPDQLETLEAQLKAHLSEPPPGKEGPPTYRFQTCLTMQEVFSQQCRACPGLTYHRIPMPDFCAPREEDFDQLLEALRAALSKDPGTGFVFSCLSGQGRTTTAMVVAVLAFWHIQGFPEVGEEELVSVPDAKFTKGEFQVVMKVVQLLPDGHRVKKEVDAALDTVSETMTPMHYHLREIIICTYRQAKAAKEAQEMRRLQLRSLQYLERYVCLILFNAYLHLEKADSWQRPFSTWMQEVASKAGIYEILNELGFPELESGEDQPFSRLRYRWQEQSCSLEPSAPGDLL